A window of Roseburia hominis A2-183 genomic DNA:
AAGCTGGATTTCGTTCAGCCCTCGGAGCAGATAAAAAAGCTGGGTGTCTGTCCCGGTTTTACGGAGGAAGAAAAGCGGGCATTTTATGAAAATAACCAGGATTTGTTCGGGCGTTACCATGGAGATTTGTTTGACTATGAGGATGTCCGGCAGATTATCGAAAAAAGACTGAGGGAGGATGCCTATGACAGGCTCATACAGGACATATTATGTCAATCAGAAAACCGGGCGTGATAGTAACGACGGACTGACCATGGATTCCCCGTTTGCCAGCCTTTTTCAGGTAAACAGATTGAGACTGTACCCTGGCGATAAGGTGCTGCTGGCCCGGGATTCCGTTTTTACAGATCAGTTTCTGCAGATAAAAGACAGTGGAACCAGGGAGCATCCCATTGAAATTGGCTCTTATTCACCGGAAGAAGAGGAGGAGGGAAAAAAGCCCCTGATTGCAGCCGGGGGACAGGGCATCTGGTATCAGGATTACGGTACAACATTGGATTCACCTGCGCATGTTTATCAAGGTTATGTATCCTCTGCCGTACTTTTATATGATGTAGAGCATGTGGTCATCCATGATATTGAGATTAGCAATCAGGCAGTGGAAATCCTGGGGGAAGATTACAGTGCTCCTCATAAAATGAACCGCACTGGCGTGGCTGTGGTGGCAAAGGATAAGGGAGTGCGCAGCGGCATTACCCTGCGCAACCTTTCTATCCATGATGTGAATGGCAATGTCTATGACAAACATATGAACAACGGCGGCATTTATATGACAGCTTTAAAGCCTGCCGATGAAAAAGCTACCGGTGTGGCGCGCTTTAAAGATATCACTGTGGAAGGCTGCTTTGTATACAAGACAAGCCGTTGGGGAATCGCTGTTGGATACACCTATGCACATGACAAATTCCAGGGGGCGGAACTGCCCGAGGATACCTTTTTGAAATACGGACATGAAAATATGGTCATCCGGGACAATTATGTAAAAGCCGCTGGGGGCGATGGCATCACTGCGATGTATGCTTTGCGCCCATTAGTAGAACACAATACAGCAGATTCCGTTGCATGCGAAATCAATGACAGGATTTACTGCCGGCCGGAGAACCGTGCCGGAAAAGTGGCAGCAGGCATCTGGCCATGGAAGTGCAAGGATGCCCTGTTCCGCTGCAATGAAGTGGCAGATACAAGATTAAATCAGGACGGGATGGCTTACGATGCGGATTCTGGTGATGGAACCATTTACGAATACAATTACAGCAGACAAAACGAGGGCGGATGCATTATGTTCTGCCAGTCAGAAGCAATTCACAACAGTTTTTGCCATAATGTGAGCTATGACGATCTGGGGGGCACGGTAAGCCCGTCGGAGAACCCGGATGCTTTGCTCGCCCATAACACTTTTTATGTGAGGGAGGGTGTGCCTTTTGTCCGTAACAAGATGGGCGGTGGAACTTATACCGAGGAGGATAATACGATTATTCCGTTGTAAACCGCTGTTACAACGACTTAACTTTTGCAGGAGGAAAAGAGACCAATGACTTTAAAAGAGGGACGTGTAACCATTCCTACCAACCTGGATGTGGTGCCGGAAACCATAGAATTGATGAAACGCTGGGGTGCTGATGCCATTCGTGACTGCGACGGTACAGAGTTCCCAGAGGAACTGGTCAGAACCGGGGCAAAAATTTATGCCACCTATTATACTACCCGGAAGGACAACGAGTGGGCAAAGGCAAACCCGGATGAAGTACAGCAGTGCTATGTGATGACATCCTTTTACACTGCTGTGGATACTGACTTGGAGATTCCCCTTATGAAAGGTATATCCCAGGAACTGATGATGGTCAATACCAGAGACGACAAAGAACGGTGGTGGGAGGTTGTCGACCGTTCTACCGGTAATGTTGTGTCCGCAGATCATTGGGAATATGAGGAGGAAAAGGGCTGCGTGGTCATTCATGATGCCATTCCTTTCCATGAATACACGGTCAGCTTTCTGGCTTACATTATCTGGGATCCAGTACATATGTACAATGCGGTTACCAACGACTGGAAAAACTTTGAACATCAGATTACATTTGATGTGAGACAGCCTAAGACCCACAAATATTCCCTGGAGCGTCTTCGCAAATACTGCGCGGATCATCCCTACGTGAATGTGATTCGCTACACAACCTTTTTCCATCAGTTTACCTTGATGTTTGATGAGTTAAAGAGAGAAAAATATGTGGACTGGTATGGCTATTCTGCCTCTGTCAGCCCTTATATCTTAGAGCAGTTTGAAAAGGAGGCCGGTTACAGGTTCCGGCCTGAGTACATCATTGACCAGGGTTATTACAACAACCAGTACCGTGTGCCTAGCAGGGAGTTCAAAGATTTCCAGGCATTCCAGCGCAGGGAGGTTGCCAAAATTGCCAAAGAGATGGTAGACATTACCCATGAGTACGGCAAAGAGGCAATGATGTTTCTTGGGGATCACTGGATTGGAACCGAGCCGTTTATGGAGGAATTTGCCACCATTGGACTTGATGCGGTGGTAGGCAGTGTAGGAAACGGTAGTACCCTTCGTCTCATCTCCGATATTGAAGGTGTAAAATACACGGAGGGAAGATTTTTACCGTACTTTTTCCCCGATACTTTTTGTGACGGCGGAGACCCGGTGAAGGAGGCAAAGGAGAACTGGATTACCGCAAGACGTGCCATTCTGAGAAAACCTATTGACCGGATCGGCTATGGTGGATATCTGAAGCTGACCCTGGATTTTCCGGAATTTCTGGATTATGTAGAGAATGTGTGCAACGAGTTCCGCGAGCTGTATGAGAACGCAAAGGGAACGATTCCTTATTGCGTGAGGAAAGTAGCTGTGTTGAACAGCTGGGGTAAAATTAGAAGCTGGGGATGCCATATGGTACACCATGCCCTATACCAGAAACAGAATTACAGCTATGCGGGAATTATTGAAGCATTAAGTGGTGCCCCTTTCGATGTGCGATTTATTTCCTTTGATGATATTCTGGCAAATCCGGAAATTCTTAAAGATCTGGATGTGATTATCAATGTGGGAGATGGGGATACTGCTCATACCGGTGGCGGCATCTGGGAGAATCCTGCCATTTCCGCAGCTATCCGTGAGTTTGTATATAACGGCGGAGGTTTTATCGGTGTCGGTGAGCCGTCTGGTCATCAGTTTCAGGGGCATTACCTGCAGCTTGCAGATATGCTCGGCGTGGAAAAAGAAACCGGATTTACTTTAAACTACGATAAATATAACTGGGAGGAGCATCCCGATCACTTCATTCTGGCAGATACCACGAAGCCAGTGGACTTTGGTGAGGGTAAAAAGAACATCTTCGCTTACGAGGACACGGAAATTCTGGTACAGCGGGAGAAGGAAGTGCAGATGGCTGTCCATGAGTTTGGAAAGGGGCGCTGTGTTTATATCAGCGGTCTGCCTTACAGCTTTGAGAACAGCCGTATTCTGTACCGCAGTATTCTGTGGAGTACCCACGGAGAGAAGGATCTGCATCAGTGGTTCAGTTCCAACTTCAATGTGGAAGTACATGCCTATGTGAAAAATGGCAGGTTCTGCGTGGTCAACAATACATATGCCCACCAGAAAACTGTGGTTTATCGTGGTGATGGCAGCAGTTTTCCTCTGGAGATGGAGGCAAACGAGATTAAATGGTATAACATTTAACACGGGCAAAAGAAAGAAGTGCCTCAAGTCCGGTTGATATAGTCGCGCGGCGACACGCCCTCCACCTTTTTGAATACCCGGCTGAAATAGAACGCGCTCTCGTACCCCAGTTTGTCGGAGATCTCATAGATCTTGAGCGTTCCCTCATCCAGCATTTCCTTGGCACATTCAATCTTTGCGTGGTTTACGTAATCTATAAATCCCATATCGTTGTACTTGGAAAACAGGATCGACAGATAATTCGGGCTGATGTTGAAGACATCGGAGAGCTGATTCAACGTAATCTTCTCGTCAACGTGTTCATTGATATATTTTTTGACCGCGGAGATGGTGCGGTTCTTGTAATCCTTGTTGTGCTCGGAAAACAGGCGGCACAGACCGTCGCACAGCACGGTCATCCAGGAGAGCACCTGCGGCACCGTTTCCGCCTCGTAGAGGCAGTTGTACCCGTTGGCGGATTCACCAAAGATCTGGTTTAACTGTTCTTCCCCGTTGCTCAGGCAGGAGAGGGTTAAGTGCAGCACGTTGCTCGCGGCGGATAAGGCCTGGGAGTAATGTCTCTTATCATTGGAAAACAGGTCAATGATGTCGTGGAAGACTGCGGAGAGTGCTTCCGGATCGTATTCGTTGAACGCTTTCTGCAGCTCATCCTTAAAGATGGCAATGTTGAAGACGTTGTGCTCCTCGCGGGCGGGATTGCCCTCGTCGGCAAAGATAACGGCAGAATCACTCTGGCGGACGTCCGGGAAAATCTGTCTGGCGTCCGAATAGGAGGCGGACAGATCTCTCGGATTTTCGACGAGAGAGCCGACCGATGCAAGAATCCTTATGCTGTAATAATTGTAGAGCATGTCGCCTGTCTGTGTGAGTGCATCGGTCAGAAGCTGATGATAGCTGCCCGTCTGTTCTTTGGTCAGGGAAAAAATAATCGCAAGGTGTGTCGTGTCAAGGAACAGAATCCGGCATGGCACATATTTGACGATCAGATTCCGGATCATCTGGTAGCTGCTGCGGTAGAGTGTGATGTCCGACGATGCGACAGCGGACGCACTCTGCCTGGTATTCTGCATTTCCAGATACGCCACCGTGTAGCCGGCGGCAGTGAAGCGGACGGACAGAAGATCGCACTGTGTCGCAAATTGTTCCTCTGTCTCGAATAGATTTAGAAGCAGCCGGATATAAAAATTATCCTGCAATAAGGAGAGATCGGAACCGGTTTCCGGGATGGCTGCCTGTTTTCTCTCTTTTTCCAGAATGCCGAGAGCCTTCTGGATGGCAGCGTTTAACACATCTTCCGTCAGCTCGAGCTTTACCAGATAATCCAGCACCTGGTAGGAGATCGCCTGTTTTACCAGAGCAAATTCCTCATAGCTGGTTAAGAGAATAAAAAGAGGCGGATGCTCTTGGGACTGACATTTCTCGATCAGCTGCATGCCGTCCATAATCGGCATTTTGATGTCTGTAATTACAATTTCCGGATGCTTTTCCAGAATGATATCATATGCCTGCCTGCCGTTTGTGGCAGTGCCTGCAATTTCAATTCCCATGCTCTCCCAGTTTAACATGGAGCGGATGCCGATCTGAACCAGCGGTTCGTCATCCACGATAAGAAGCTGTACCATAACTGTAACCCCATTTCTTTGTTGTAAAAATATCTGTCTGCATTTAGCCGATGTCTTCCTGCGGCGCAAACGGAAGCAGGACGGACACAGTGGTAAATTCGGAAAGCCGGCTTTCCACACGCAGGCCGTAATCTTCGCCGAATTCATACTGCAGCCGCTTGTGCACGTTGCTGACGCCGATTTCCCTGAAAAATTCAGTCTTTTCGTTCTTGTTCTCGGACAAAAGCTGTCTTGCCTGTTCTTCCGTCATGCCGACGCCGTCGTCGGTAATGTCGATCTGAAGAATCGCGTCATTTTTCCGGAAAATGTGAATAGTGATCGTTCCGGGTGTTCCCTTTGGCTCAATGCCATGAAAGATAGAATTTTCCACGACCGGCTGTAAGGTGAAGCGCGGAATCAGACAGCTTAATGCCGCCTCGTCATCGATCCTGTATTCTAAGGAGATGGTTCCTCCATAACGGTATTTCTGAATCGTAAAATAATCATCCAGAAGGGAGAGTTCTGCAGAGAGCGGAACCGCCTTCTCTGTTCCCTTTGCGATGTTTTTTAAAAGTCTGGAGAGTGCCGTCGTCATCTCCGCGATGCCAGGCGCATTCTGGATCGTTGCCATCCATTTGATGGAATTGAGCGTGTTGTAGAGAAAATGCGGATTGATCTGGCTCTGCAGCATTTTGTACTCGTACTCACGCTTCTCATTTTCATCGCGGATCCGTTGATCCATCAGTGTTTTCACATCTTCGGCGAGATCGTTGATGCTTCTGCCGATGTCGCCGAGCTCATGCTGCCACTCGATCGAGGAGTCGCGCTCGAAATTTCCCTCGGAAATGTGCTTCATTCGGACCTGCAGTTCCTGTACCGGATGATTGATCATATGATTAAAAATCGTGTGAAGAATGATACCGGTAATGACGGCGCACGCCACGATGACGAAAATGATGGATGCAAGCTGTCCGTAAAACGTATTGACCGTGATCAGCTGCGTGATATAGCAGTGTTCCGCGGCGAGCGGAACCGAGATGGAGACGAACTTTCCGTTGGCATTTGAAATCTCCTTTACGATCGTATCGGAGAAAGATGCAATGGAGGAGAGATCTCCCGTAATCTCATAGGAAGGGTTGGCGTCCGTCAGGGTGTAATTGCTGTACACATAGCTGTGATCTTCCAACGTCAGGTAAAAGTCGTTGTTCTGGTAGGTTCCGGCGGTCTTAAGCGGTATGGTGACGACGTTCGGCGACATTTCGATGTAGATAAAACCGAGCTCGTCGGAATTATACTGGCTGTAAAGCGGCCGGATGATCGGAAGATACTGTGAACCGCCGTCGGTTGTCAGGATACCTTCGCTATAAGAATAGGAAGGGCTGCTGTAGTAGCTGTCAAAAAAATAGAGATCCCGGATATCATCTGCCGAGTGGAAGGGCTGGTTGTTGGTGGAAGCAAGAGCCTGGATAAAATCCCGGTTCTTGTAGGAGGCAATAAAAATGCGCTTGATATAGTAGCGGCCATCGTAACTGTTGTAGCTTCCCTTCAGATAAGTAGAGGCGGTGATACGCGCACTCTGGGAACCCTGTGACGACAGATAATTCAGGATAAAAGAGTTCGCCTGACAGTTGCGGACGA
This region includes:
- a CDS encoding sensor histidine kinase encodes the protein MKKKFTTIRSRITLTTITLCIFLSIAVSYISYSFYYKSVKQNMIRTAESSLTLLGSSIDSNIQDAYSFVRNCQANSFILNYLSSQGSQSARITASTYLKGSYNSYDGRYYIKRIFIASYKNRDFIQALASTNNQPFHSADDIRDLYFFDSYYSSPSYSYSEGILTTDGGSQYLPIIRPLYSQYNSDELGFIYIEMSPNVVTIPLKTAGTYQNNDFYLTLEDHSYVYSNYTLTDANPSYEITGDLSSIASFSDTIVKEISNANGKFVSISVPLAAEHCYITQLITVNTFYGQLASIIFVIVACAVITGIILHTIFNHMINHPVQELQVRMKHISEGNFERDSSIEWQHELGDIGRSINDLAEDVKTLMDQRIRDENEKREYEYKMLQSQINPHFLYNTLNSIKWMATIQNAPGIAEMTTALSRLLKNIAKGTEKAVPLSAELSLLDDYFTIQKYRYGGTISLEYRIDDEAALSCLIPRFTLQPVVENSIFHGIEPKGTPGTITIHIFRKNDAILQIDITDDGVGMTEEQARQLLSENKNEKTEFFREIGVSNVHKRLQYEFGEDYGLRVESRLSEFTTVSVLLPFAPQEDIG
- the gnpA gene encoding 1,3-beta-galactosyl-N-acetylhexosamine phosphorylase; the encoded protein is MTLKEGRVTIPTNLDVVPETIELMKRWGADAIRDCDGTEFPEELVRTGAKIYATYYTTRKDNEWAKANPDEVQQCYVMTSFYTAVDTDLEIPLMKGISQELMMVNTRDDKERWWEVVDRSTGNVVSADHWEYEEEKGCVVIHDAIPFHEYTVSFLAYIIWDPVHMYNAVTNDWKNFEHQITFDVRQPKTHKYSLERLRKYCADHPYVNVIRYTTFFHQFTLMFDELKREKYVDWYGYSASVSPYILEQFEKEAGYRFRPEYIIDQGYYNNQYRVPSREFKDFQAFQRREVAKIAKEMVDITHEYGKEAMMFLGDHWIGTEPFMEEFATIGLDAVVGSVGNGSTLRLISDIEGVKYTEGRFLPYFFPDTFCDGGDPVKEAKENWITARRAILRKPIDRIGYGGYLKLTLDFPEFLDYVENVCNEFRELYENAKGTIPYCVRKVAVLNSWGKIRSWGCHMVHHALYQKQNYSYAGIIEALSGAPFDVRFISFDDILANPEILKDLDVIINVGDGDTAHTGGGIWENPAISAAIREFVYNGGGFIGVGEPSGHQFQGHYLQLADMLGVEKETGFTLNYDKYNWEEHPDHFILADTTKPVDFGEGKKNIFAYEDTEILVQREKEVQMAVHEFGKGRCVYISGLPYSFENSRILYRSILWSTHGEKDLHQWFSSNFNVEVHAYVKNGRFCVVNNTYAHQKTVVYRGDGSSFPLEMEANEIKWYNI
- a CDS encoding right-handed parallel beta-helix repeat-containing protein, whose amino-acid sequence is MTGSYRTYYVNQKTGRDSNDGLTMDSPFASLFQVNRLRLYPGDKVLLARDSVFTDQFLQIKDSGTREHPIEIGSYSPEEEEEGKKPLIAAGGQGIWYQDYGTTLDSPAHVYQGYVSSAVLLYDVEHVVIHDIEISNQAVEILGEDYSAPHKMNRTGVAVVAKDKGVRSGITLRNLSIHDVNGNVYDKHMNNGGIYMTALKPADEKATGVARFKDITVEGCFVYKTSRWGIAVGYTYAHDKFQGAELPEDTFLKYGHENMVIRDNYVKAAGGDGITAMYALRPLVEHNTADSVACEINDRIYCRPENRAGKVAAGIWPWKCKDALFRCNEVADTRLNQDGMAYDADSGDGTIYEYNYSRQNEGGCIMFCQSEAIHNSFCHNVSYDDLGGTVSPSENPDALLAHNTFYVREGVPFVRNKMGGGTYTEEDNTIIPL
- a CDS encoding response regulator transcription factor codes for the protein MVQLLIVDDEPLVQIGIRSMLNWESMGIEIAGTATNGRQAYDIILEKHPEIVITDIKMPIMDGMQLIEKCQSQEHPPLFILLTSYEEFALVKQAISYQVLDYLVKLELTEDVLNAAIQKALGILEKERKQAAIPETGSDLSLLQDNFYIRLLLNLFETEEQFATQCDLLSVRFTAAGYTVAYLEMQNTRQSASAVASSDITLYRSSYQMIRNLIVKYVPCRILFLDTTHLAIIFSLTKEQTGSYHQLLTDALTQTGDMLYNYYSIRILASVGSLVENPRDLSASYSDARQIFPDVRQSDSAVIFADEGNPAREEHNVFNIAIFKDELQKAFNEYDPEALSAVFHDIIDLFSNDKRHYSQALSAASNVLHLTLSCLSNGEEQLNQIFGESANGYNCLYEAETVPQVLSWMTVLCDGLCRLFSEHNKDYKNRTISAVKKYINEHVDEKITLNQLSDVFNISPNYLSILFSKYNDMGFIDYVNHAKIECAKEMLDEGTLKIYEISDKLGYESAFYFSRVFKKVEGVSPRDYINRT